A section of the Williamwhitmania sp. genome encodes:
- a CDS encoding secondary thiamine-phosphate synthase enzyme YjbQ — protein MVTQVTIELPQRSRGYHLITDLIEKALPPLPEIAMVNLFIKHTSAALTINENADPSVRNDLRTFVDELIPDGYPKFTHTIEGTDDMSAHIKSSFFGPSLTIPVTNHQLALGTWQGIYLCEFRNHSVRRTVVITVYS, from the coding sequence ATGGTAACCCAAGTAACTATTGAACTTCCGCAGCGAAGCAGAGGCTACCACCTCATAACCGACCTTATTGAGAAGGCGTTGCCACCTCTTCCAGAAATTGCCATGGTTAACCTTTTCATTAAACATACATCTGCGGCACTCACCATCAACGAAAACGCTGACCCTTCGGTAAGAAACGATTTACGCACTTTTGTAGACGAGCTTATCCCTGATGGCTACCCTAAATTCACGCACACCATTGAGGGAACAGATGATATGTCTGCTCACATAAAATCTTCCTTCTTTGGCCCAAGCCTTACCATTCCGGTCACAAACCACCAGCTGGCATTGGGTACCTGGCAGGGAATCTACCTTTGTGAGTTTAGAAATCACAGCGTTCGAAGAACAGTTGTGATTACTGTTTATTCCTAA